A window of the Desulforapulum autotrophicum HRM2 genome harbors these coding sequences:
- the nifJ gene encoding pyruvate:ferredoxin (flavodoxin) oxidoreductase has product MKKNMQTIDGNTAATHVAYAMSEVAAIYPITPSSPLGEIADSWAAKNRKNIFGQVLNIKQMQSEAGAAGAVHGSLAAGALTTTFTASQGLLLKIPNMYKIAGELLPCVFHVTARAISAHALSIFGDHQDVMAARQTGFAMLASASVQEAMDLALVAHLATLEGRVPFMHFYDGFRTSHEIQKIEVIDYDDMRSLMNWDAYRAFKALALDPENPNTRGTAQNPDIYFQGREAVNAYYNRIPLIVKSYMEKVEALTGRSYKLFDYVGDPEADRIIISMGSSCEAIEETVNKLNDDGERVGLVKVRLFRPFDIKAMMEAIPATAETITVLDRTKEPGSIGEPLYMDVCTAFMEKGTGPRIIGGRYGLGSKEFNAPMIKAVFDNMNSAGPKNHFTVGIKDDVTDYSLDVVPGFNPAPEGTVSAKFWGLGSDGTVGANQSAIKIIGDNTDKYAQGYFAYDSKKSGGITISHLRFGDVPIQSTYLINRADFVACHKSNYVQIYDVLEGLKEGGTFLLNSAWSLEDMEKTIPGDVKKTLFDNKIKFFNVDAVKIAGEVGLGNRINMIMQTCFFKLANVIPFERAIELLKADIKKTYGKKGDKIVQMNIDAVDRTLANLVEIEVPESWGAASGTMDIKDTGIDYVDKVMRPILSQKGDMLPVSSFSPDGIFPNSTSKYEKRGVAINVPEWIPENCIQCNQCSFVCPHAAIIPIVATEDELKNAPGTFETVEGKGKDLKDYKFRMQINPLDCQGCGNCADICPAKVKALVMKPLATQTEREIPNHEFSLTIPFKEALGKRDSVKGSQFFKPLLEFSGACAGCGETPYVKVLTQLFGERMTVANATGCTSIWGGSAPTAPYCTNSEGEGPAWASSLFEDAAEYGYGMMLAFNNRRKTLAAKVKEALASDISLEIKENLEGWLNNMNNAGESKVYADKIKSQLSVGTGNATLDSIFEDASLLVKKSHWIFGGDGWAYDIGYGGVDHVLASGDDINILVLDTEVYSNTGGQSSKATPTGAIAKYAASGKKIGKKDLCGLMMHYGYVYVASIAMGANKQQTIKALVEAESYPGPSLVVCYAPCINQGIRKGMGKTQQESKLAVESGYWPLYRFNPLLAKEGKNPFILDSKEPDGNLQEFLGGENRFAALEKSFPDESIRLRAKIEKELKDRYEMLKKLAE; this is encoded by the coding sequence ATGAAAAAAAATATGCAGACGATTGACGGGAACACAGCGGCGACCCATGTGGCCTATGCCATGAGTGAGGTTGCCGCCATTTACCCGATTACCCCTTCAAGTCCCCTAGGTGAAATTGCAGACTCCTGGGCTGCAAAGAACAGAAAAAATATATTCGGCCAGGTGCTTAACATCAAACAGATGCAGTCTGAAGCCGGTGCCGCCGGTGCCGTGCATGGATCCCTTGCCGCAGGTGCATTGACAACGACATTTACTGCCTCACAGGGTCTTTTATTAAAAATTCCAAATATGTACAAGATAGCAGGTGAACTTTTACCCTGTGTTTTCCATGTCACGGCAAGGGCTATTTCAGCCCATGCACTATCCATCTTCGGCGATCATCAGGATGTGATGGCAGCACGTCAGACAGGCTTTGCCATGCTTGCATCGGCCTCTGTTCAAGAGGCCATGGACCTTGCCCTGGTTGCCCACCTTGCAACCCTGGAAGGGCGGGTGCCGTTCATGCATTTTTATGACGGGTTTAGAACCTCCCACGAAATTCAGAAAATAGAGGTAATTGACTACGATGATATGCGTTCTCTGATGAACTGGGATGCCTATCGGGCGTTCAAGGCCCTTGCCCTGGACCCTGAAAATCCCAACACCCGTGGAACAGCCCAGAATCCGGATATTTATTTCCAGGGACGAGAGGCGGTCAACGCTTATTACAATAGAATTCCATTGATTGTAAAAAGTTATATGGAAAAGGTCGAGGCGCTCACCGGCCGGAGTTACAAGCTGTTTGACTATGTGGGAGATCCTGAGGCGGATCGGATCATCATCAGCATGGGTTCAAGCTGTGAAGCCATTGAAGAAACGGTGAACAAGCTCAATGACGACGGTGAAAGGGTCGGTCTTGTGAAGGTTCGGCTGTTCAGACCCTTTGATATTAAAGCCATGATGGAAGCTATCCCGGCAACGGCAGAAACCATCACGGTGCTTGACCGAACAAAGGAGCCCGGAAGCATTGGCGAACCCCTTTATATGGATGTGTGTACAGCCTTCATGGAAAAGGGTACGGGACCCAGGATCATCGGCGGTCGTTACGGGCTTGGTTCCAAAGAGTTTAACGCACCCATGATCAAGGCTGTGTTTGACAACATGAATAGTGCTGGACCCAAAAACCATTTTACAGTGGGCATCAAGGACGATGTGACCGATTATTCCCTTGATGTTGTTCCCGGATTCAACCCGGCGCCAGAAGGCACGGTGAGTGCAAAGTTCTGGGGTCTTGGATCCGATGGTACCGTTGGTGCAAACCAGAGTGCCATCAAGATCATCGGCGACAACACAGACAAGTATGCCCAGGGGTATTTTGCCTACGATTCAAAAAAATCAGGCGGTATCACCATTTCCCACCTGAGATTCGGCGATGTGCCCATCCAGTCAACCTATTTGATCAACCGGGCCGATTTTGTTGCCTGCCACAAGTCAAACTATGTTCAGATTTATGACGTACTTGAGGGGTTGAAGGAAGGGGGAACTTTTCTGCTGAACTCTGCCTGGTCCCTTGAAGACATGGAAAAAACCATTCCCGGTGACGTTAAAAAGACCCTTTTTGACAACAAGATCAAATTCTTTAACGTGGATGCCGTGAAGATCGCAGGCGAAGTGGGTCTTGGAAATCGCATCAACATGATCATGCAGACCTGTTTTTTCAAGCTTGCCAATGTCATTCCCTTTGAAAGAGCCATCGAACTTCTCAAGGCTGATATTAAAAAGACCTACGGCAAAAAGGGCGATAAGATTGTTCAGATGAACATAGACGCCGTTGACAGAACCCTGGCTAACCTTGTTGAAATCGAAGTGCCTGAATCCTGGGGTGCAGCTTCCGGTACCATGGACATCAAGGATACTGGCATTGACTATGTTGATAAGGTCATGCGGCCCATCCTCTCCCAGAAGGGTGATATGCTTCCCGTGAGTTCCTTTAGCCCGGACGGTATATTCCCCAATTCAACCAGTAAATATGAAAAACGGGGCGTTGCCATCAATGTTCCCGAGTGGATCCCTGAAAACTGCATCCAGTGCAACCAGTGCTCGTTTGTCTGTCCCCATGCGGCCATTATTCCCATCGTTGCAACCGAAGATGAGCTCAAGAACGCCCCTGGAACCTTTGAGACCGTTGAAGGCAAGGGTAAGGATCTTAAGGATTACAAGTTCAGGATGCAGATTAATCCCCTTGATTGCCAGGGATGCGGTAACTGTGCCGATATCTGTCCGGCCAAGGTCAAGGCTCTGGTCATGAAACCCCTTGCCACCCAGACGGAACGAGAGATTCCAAACCACGAATTTTCGCTGACCATTCCCTTTAAAGAGGCCCTTGGTAAGCGCGATAGCGTTAAGGGAAGCCAGTTCTTCAAACCCCTTCTTGAGTTTTCCGGCGCCTGTGCCGGATGTGGTGAGACCCCTTATGTAAAGGTGTTAACCCAGCTGTTTGGCGAAAGAATGACCGTTGCCAATGCAACGGGCTGTACGTCCATCTGGGGCGGTTCCGCACCCACGGCCCCCTACTGCACAAACAGTGAAGGGGAAGGTCCTGCCTGGGCAAGTTCCCTGTTTGAAGATGCGGCCGAATACGGCTACGGCATGATGCTCGCGTTTAACAACCGGCGAAAAACCCTTGCCGCCAAGGTTAAAGAGGCCCTTGCTTCTGACATTTCTCTGGAGATTAAGGAGAACCTTGAGGGCTGGCTCAACAACATGAACAATGCCGGAGAATCCAAGGTTTACGCAGACAAGATCAAGTCGCAACTGTCTGTTGGAACGGGCAATGCAACGCTTGACTCTATTTTTGAGGATGCTTCACTGCTGGTGAAAAAGTCCCACTGGATTTTTGGCGGGGACGGCTGGGCCTATGACATTGGTTATGGTGGCGTTGACCATGTGCTGGCATCGGGTGACGACATCAACATCCTTGTGCTGGATACGGAAGTTTATTCAAACACCGGGGGCCAGTCATCAAAGGCAACACCCACCGGGGCCATCGCAAAGTATGCGGCATCCGGCAAGAAAATCGGCAAAAAGGACCTTTGCGGGTTAATGATGCATTACGGCTATGTGTATGTGGCCTCCATTGCCATGGGCGCCAATAAACAGCAGACCATAAAGGCCCTTGTGGAGGCTGAGAGCTATCCTGGACCTTCCCTTGTCGTCTGCTATGCACCCTGCATCAACCAGGGCATCAGAAAGGGCATGGGCAAGACCCAGCAGGAGTCAAAACTTGCGGTTGAGTCCGGTTACTGGCCCCTTTATCGGTTTAATCCCCTGCTTGCCAAGGAGGGAAAAAATCCGTTTATCCTGGATTCAAAGGAGCCCGACGGAAACCTCCAGGAGTTCCTTGGCGGTGAAAACCGTTTTGCAGCCCTTGAGAAGAGTTTTCCAGACGAATCCATCCGTTTGAGGGCCAAGATTGAAAAAGAGCTCAAGGATAGGTACGAGATGTTGAAAAAACTCGCAGAGTAA
- the rdgC gene encoding recombination-associated protein RdgC: MGLLSSSVSVARYRVEGEIEESLVETIKEGLKKNAVSEIEDEYAEIAVGWTPFESPFDPDFEKFSFTFGTYFVFTLRIDKKSVPSKIVQKQVAMEVTKRLKESGREFLSKNEKTDIKDMITEKLMRQMPSIPNMYDLLWIPEDHSLLFFTTQKAANEELETLFKTSFKLKLIRLFPFTMAEGDKDFSDHDRDKIANIVPVKYSR, encoded by the coding sequence ATGGGTTTATTATCATCGAGTGTGTCTGTTGCAAGATACAGGGTTGAAGGAGAAATTGAAGAATCCCTGGTTGAAACAATAAAAGAGGGGCTTAAAAAAAATGCCGTAAGTGAAATAGAAGATGAATATGCTGAAATTGCAGTGGGCTGGACCCCTTTTGAAAGTCCTTTTGACCCAGATTTTGAAAAGTTTTCATTCACATTTGGCACCTATTTTGTTTTTACCTTAAGAATTGATAAAAAAAGTGTGCCTTCAAAAATTGTTCAGAAACAGGTGGCCATGGAAGTTACAAAACGACTAAAGGAGAGCGGTCGTGAATTTTTGTCAAAAAACGAAAAAACCGACATCAAGGACATGATCACGGAAAAGCTCATGCGCCAGATGCCGTCCATTCCAAACATGTACGATCTGCTCTGGATACCCGAAGATCACAGCCTGCTGTTTTTCACCACCCAGAAGGCTGCCAATGAAGAGCTTGAAACCTTGTTTAAAACATCGTTCAAACTCAAATTAATCCGGCTCTTTCCCTTTACTATGGCAGAGGGCGACAAGGATTTTTCCGACCATGACAGGGATAAAATTGCCAATATTGTTCCCGTAAAATATTCGAGGTAA